Proteins co-encoded in one Amblyraja radiata isolate CabotCenter1 chromosome 24, sAmbRad1.1.pri, whole genome shotgun sequence genomic window:
- the dennd2d gene encoding DENN domain-containing protein 2D isoform X2 gives MSQLTSVFRRSIRRLTWHGRQPQRPRPTGIERSVSEREAKPEKDLSRYSGQLFFEYLVVVSLKKSGEVYEPQIAYQFPKRENLVRSQKEEEENLLKAIPLFCFPDGNTWAPLTEYESETFSFVLTNVDGSRKFGYCRRFLPRGGGVQLPEVFCIISCLGCFSLFSKILDEVEKRRQICMAVIYPFMQGLREAAFPAPGKTVCVKSFIPGSGTENIELTRPSDSRLEHVDFASLFKYLSEEHIIDIFASMLLERRVIFLAEELSTLSQCIHGVAALLYPFTWQHTYIPVLPKVMLDIVCSPTPFIVGVQRQFLEELQDMPIEEGLIVDLHTGEFLKKRVKN, from the exons ATGAGCCAGTTAACGTCGGTTTTCCGGCGGAGCATTCGGCGGCTGACCTGGCATGGACGGCAGCCCCAGCGCCCCAGACCCA CAGGTATCGAAAGGAGCGTCTCTGAGAGAGAAGCAAAGCCGGAGAAAGATTTGTCCCGTTATTCCGGTCAGTTGTTCTTCGAATACCTGGTGGTTGTTTCACTGAAGAAATCTGGAGAAGTGTACGAGCCACAGATTGCTTACCAGTTTCCGAAG AGGGAGAATCTTGTACGTTCTCagaaggaggaagaggagaaTTTACTCAAGGCAATCCCACTGTTTTGCTTCCCCGACGGCAATACCTGGGCCCCGCTCACCGAGTATGAGAG tGAAACCTTCTCCTTTGTCCTGACCAACGTGGACGGCAGCAGGAAGTTTGGGTATTGCAGACGCTTCCTG CCTCGTGGTGGAGGGGTTCAGTTGCCGGaggttttctgcatcatcagctgCCTGGGCTGTTTTAGCCTCTTTTCCAAG ATCCTGGATGAGGTGGAGAAGCGAAGGCAGATCTGCATGGCTGTGATCTACCCTTTCATGCAGGGGCTTCGGGAAGCTGCATTCCCAGCCCCGGGGAAAACAGTTTGTGTGAAGAGCTTCATCCCGGGATCGGGGACAGAG aACATCGAACTGACGCGGCCCTCTGATTCTCGCCTCGAACACGTGGACTTTGCCTCGCTGTTCAAATATTTATCGGAGGAGCACATCATCGATATCTTTGCGTCAATGCTGCTGGAGAGGAGAGTGATATTCCTAGCCGAGGAACTCAG CACCCTGTCTCAATGTATCCACGGTGTGGCGGCTCTGCTCTACCCCTTCACCTGGCAGCACACCTACATCCCCGTCCTGCCCAAAGTGATGCTCGACATCGTCTGCTCCCCCACGCCCTTCATCGTGGGAGTGCAGAGGCAGTTCCTGGAGGAGCTACAGGATATGCCCATCGAGGAG GGTTTAATTGTGGATCTTCACACTGGAGAGTTCTTGAAAAAA CGAGTGAAGAATTGA
- the dennd2d gene encoding DENN domain-containing protein 2D isoform X1 — MSQLTSVFRRSIRRLTWHGRQPQRPRPTGIERSVSEREAKPEKDLSRYSGQLFFEYLVVVSLKKSGEVYEPQIAYQFPKRENLVRSQKEEEENLLKAIPLFCFPDGNTWAPLTEYESETFSFVLTNVDGSRKFGYCRRFLPRGGGVQLPEVFCIISCLGCFSLFSKILDEVEKRRQICMAVIYPFMQGLREAAFPAPGKTVCVKSFIPGSGTENIELTRPSDSRLEHVDFASLFKYLSEEHIIDIFASMLLERRVIFLAEELSTLSQCIHGVAALLYPFTWQHTYIPVLPKVMLDIVCSPTPFIVGVQRQFLEELQDMPIEEGLIVDLHTGEFLKKIGDEKDLLPKKLYKELLNTLQNQRKTCQSSEELNDLVTNTFVLFFVKIVGHYSAHIKRNREHMVFQEKEFRKSITSKSIRSFLKCFMVTQMFSLFIEELERHPLPEEGFFERKIKEYNESRKKVK, encoded by the exons ATGAGCCAGTTAACGTCGGTTTTCCGGCGGAGCATTCGGCGGCTGACCTGGCATGGACGGCAGCCCCAGCGCCCCAGACCCA CAGGTATCGAAAGGAGCGTCTCTGAGAGAGAAGCAAAGCCGGAGAAAGATTTGTCCCGTTATTCCGGTCAGTTGTTCTTCGAATACCTGGTGGTTGTTTCACTGAAGAAATCTGGAGAAGTGTACGAGCCACAGATTGCTTACCAGTTTCCGAAG AGGGAGAATCTTGTACGTTCTCagaaggaggaagaggagaaTTTACTCAAGGCAATCCCACTGTTTTGCTTCCCCGACGGCAATACCTGGGCCCCGCTCACCGAGTATGAGAG tGAAACCTTCTCCTTTGTCCTGACCAACGTGGACGGCAGCAGGAAGTTTGGGTATTGCAGACGCTTCCTG CCTCGTGGTGGAGGGGTTCAGTTGCCGGaggttttctgcatcatcagctgCCTGGGCTGTTTTAGCCTCTTTTCCAAG ATCCTGGATGAGGTGGAGAAGCGAAGGCAGATCTGCATGGCTGTGATCTACCCTTTCATGCAGGGGCTTCGGGAAGCTGCATTCCCAGCCCCGGGGAAAACAGTTTGTGTGAAGAGCTTCATCCCGGGATCGGGGACAGAG aACATCGAACTGACGCGGCCCTCTGATTCTCGCCTCGAACACGTGGACTTTGCCTCGCTGTTCAAATATTTATCGGAGGAGCACATCATCGATATCTTTGCGTCAATGCTGCTGGAGAGGAGAGTGATATTCCTAGCCGAGGAACTCAG CACCCTGTCTCAATGTATCCACGGTGTGGCGGCTCTGCTCTACCCCTTCACCTGGCAGCACACCTACATCCCCGTCCTGCCCAAAGTGATGCTCGACATCGTCTGCTCCCCCACGCCCTTCATCGTGGGAGTGCAGAGGCAGTTCCTGGAGGAGCTACAGGATATGCCCATCGAGGAG GGTTTAATTGTGGATCTTCACACTGGAGAGTTCTTGAAAAAA ATTGGAGATGAGAAAGACCTTCTGCCTAAAAAACTGTACAAGGAACTGTTGAACACCCTGCAGAACCAAAGAAAGACCTGCCAGT CGAGTGAAGAATTGAATGATTTGGTGACAAACACCTTCGtccttttctttgttaaaattgtcgGCCATTATTCCGCGCACATCAAGCGAAACAGGGAGCACATGGTCTTCCAGGAGAAGGAGTTCCGGAAATCCATCACATCCAAATCGATACGGAGTTTTCTCAAATGCTTCATGGTGACCCAGATGTTTTCATTATTTATTGAGGAGCTCGAAAGACATCCTCTCCCTGAGGAAG GGTTTTTTGAACGGAAGATAAAAGAATACAACGAAAGCAGAAAGAAGGTGAAATAA